One Azospirillum sp. B510 genomic window carries:
- a CDS encoding phage major capsid protein — protein sequence MADNAVEKVVNDLMNAWTEFKDTSEENEKRRDTLLEDKMTRLNAAMDRAEGLNQKLTLSEQTAKAQQEQLDRIEAAMNRASLGSPKGDKEATEHREAFDRVMRTHVNDRRRDDMDLLNKRKAALVKSDDTGAGYLLAPPDLQADILKDVVEQTPARVLSTVRTIGVEAWKQPKRTGTAGATRVGEKGGRGNTGDPEYGMIEILAPEMIARFEISQQMLEDSGYDLLAELRSESSEQFSVKQGQEWVGGAGSNNQAEGILVNPDVAFTVSGNATGLTGDGLIDLYHDLKTAYARNGIWTLNRRTLGKVRKLKDGEGNFLWLPGLANGVPNTILGATYAECPDMPDVAAGSFPIAFGDYKRGYIIVDRIAVSFMTDYTTGADDGLVVFRGRMRTGGGVRQPEAIRKLKIAA from the coding sequence ATGGCCGACAACGCCGTCGAAAAGGTCGTCAACGACCTGATGAACGCCTGGACCGAGTTCAAGGACACGAGCGAGGAGAACGAAAAGCGGCGCGACACGCTGCTGGAAGACAAGATGACCCGCCTGAATGCGGCAATGGACAGGGCCGAGGGGCTCAACCAGAAGCTGACCCTGTCCGAGCAGACCGCCAAGGCGCAGCAGGAGCAGCTGGACCGCATCGAGGCGGCGATGAACCGCGCCAGCCTTGGCAGCCCCAAGGGCGACAAGGAGGCGACCGAGCACCGCGAGGCGTTCGACCGGGTGATGCGCACCCATGTGAACGACCGCCGCCGCGACGACATGGATCTGCTGAACAAGCGCAAGGCTGCGCTGGTGAAGTCCGACGACACCGGCGCCGGCTACCTGCTGGCGCCGCCTGACCTCCAGGCGGACATCCTGAAGGACGTGGTGGAGCAGACGCCCGCCCGCGTCCTGTCCACCGTCCGCACCATCGGCGTCGAGGCATGGAAGCAGCCGAAGCGCACCGGCACCGCCGGGGCAACGCGCGTCGGGGAGAAGGGCGGTCGAGGCAACACGGGCGACCCCGAGTACGGCATGATCGAGATCCTGGCGCCCGAGATGATCGCCCGGTTCGAAATCTCCCAGCAGATGCTGGAGGACAGCGGGTATGACCTGCTGGCCGAGCTGCGGTCTGAGTCGTCCGAGCAGTTCTCGGTCAAGCAGGGGCAGGAGTGGGTCGGCGGGGCCGGCTCGAACAACCAGGCGGAAGGCATCCTCGTCAACCCGGATGTCGCCTTCACCGTGTCGGGCAACGCCACCGGCCTGACCGGCGACGGCCTGATCGACCTGTACCACGACCTGAAGACGGCCTATGCCCGCAACGGCATCTGGACGCTGAACCGCCGGACGCTGGGCAAGGTGCGCAAGCTGAAGGACGGCGAGGGCAACTTTCTCTGGCTGCCCGGTCTGGCGAACGGGGTGCCGAACACGATCCTCGGCGCCACCTATGCCGAATGCCCGGACATGCCCGACGTCGCGGCCGGCTCCTTCCCCATCGCCTTCGGCGACTACAAGCGCGGCTACATCATCGTGGACCGCATCGCCGTCAGCTTCATGACCGACTACACGACCGGCGCCGACGACGGGTTGGTGGTGTTCCGCGGCCGGATGCGCACCGGCGGCGGTGTCCGTCAGCCCGAGGCGATCCGCAAGCTGAAGATCGCCGCGTAA
- a CDS encoding head maturation protease, ClpP-related translates to MPKPLIDTALLTAGQAMNRAPMALGPGHARVSATADATEADIYVYGDIGGWWDGIQAEEFAKEIDALSVDTINVRLNSPGGVVFDGVAIYQALARHKANIVIHIDGIAASIASVIAMAGDEIRIAEGAHVMIHKPWSFAIGDAEVMRKEADILDQLESGIVDIYAARTGQERKALVDWVAAETWFGAQAAKDAGFADTVVPAKGKKDAKAAHARSAMLPLFQRTPKDLMPNAAEGGPAIREFERLLRDGEGFSHAQAKRVAAMARAFSAGHRDDDQHQPPPAPRDEDGQAAAVAALTRATNTLKTLSR, encoded by the coding sequence ATGCCGAAACCGCTGATCGACACCGCCCTGCTGACTGCCGGGCAAGCGATGAACCGCGCGCCGATGGCGCTTGGACCGGGGCACGCCCGCGTTTCCGCCACTGCCGACGCCACCGAGGCCGACATCTACGTCTATGGGGACATCGGCGGCTGGTGGGACGGCATTCAGGCCGAGGAGTTCGCCAAGGAGATCGACGCCCTGTCGGTCGACACGATCAACGTCCGGCTCAACAGCCCCGGCGGCGTCGTCTTCGACGGGGTGGCGATCTATCAGGCGCTCGCCCGCCACAAGGCGAACATCGTGATCCACATCGACGGGATCGCGGCCAGCATCGCCAGCGTGATCGCCATGGCCGGCGACGAGATCCGCATCGCCGAAGGCGCTCACGTCATGATCCACAAGCCGTGGAGCTTCGCCATCGGCGACGCCGAGGTGATGCGCAAGGAAGCGGACATCCTGGATCAGCTGGAGTCCGGCATCGTCGACATCTATGCCGCGCGCACCGGCCAGGAGCGGAAGGCCCTGGTCGATTGGGTGGCGGCCGAGACGTGGTTCGGCGCCCAGGCGGCGAAGGATGCCGGGTTCGCCGATACGGTGGTGCCGGCCAAGGGCAAGAAGGACGCGAAGGCCGCACACGCCCGGTCGGCGATGCTGCCCCTGTTCCAGCGCACCCCGAAAGACCTCATGCCGAACGCCGCTGAGGGCGGCCCGGCGATCCGTGAGTTCGAGCGCCTTCTCCGCGACGGGGAAGGCTTCTCGCATGCCCAGGCCAAGCGCGTTGCCGCGATGGCTCGGGCCTTCTCCGCCGGTCATCGCGACGATGACCAGCACCAGCCCCCGCCGGCCCCTCGCGACGAGGACGGACAGGCTGCCGCGGTCGCGGCGCTCACGCGGGCGACCAACACCCTGAAAACTCTTTCACGCTGA
- a CDS encoding phage portal protein produces MGMMNWITAHLRPQPKAASAEEVSQRNAAAFAEEFWRDLVGGGPTSAGVHVNWQTALETPTSLRCGLLIADGVSTVPCKLMRKDPVTGNRAEAVDHPLYDLMQFKPCSWMNTQQFRETLMLHAAFQGGGFGFINRVGRGRIHEMFPFEAGEVSVEKRSDPYDRSPLYRVNGEEVPNDRILHIRGPSWDGRNGLNMVKLAREVIGLADAAQDAHAKRFGQGVQTTGVYSVTDDLDETKHNRLTNWIKTHYAGGKNSGKPLVLGSNGKFIPMDMTGVDAEHLATRLYQDMLICRQWGVLPIMVGIADKTATYASSEQMFLAHNVHTVRPWHRRVGTTLTCDLLTPEERRQGLYFKFFDTELLRGAAKDRADFYAKMFGVAGLTANQILGMEDMDGFKGGDAHYVPSNYARVRDDGSLEAASKPDEGGAAPPPPPGPPPRQNAGRVLSGENESLIRGASDNLNTVLSKLDGQPED; encoded by the coding sequence ATGGGCATGATGAACTGGATCACCGCGCACCTCCGCCCCCAGCCGAAGGCGGCTTCGGCCGAAGAGGTTTCCCAGCGGAACGCGGCGGCGTTCGCGGAAGAGTTCTGGCGCGATTTGGTCGGGGGTGGCCCGACGTCGGCCGGCGTCCATGTGAACTGGCAGACGGCGCTGGAGACCCCGACCTCGCTGCGCTGCGGCCTGTTGATCGCGGACGGCGTGTCCACGGTCCCCTGCAAGCTGATGCGGAAGGACCCCGTTACCGGCAATCGGGCGGAGGCCGTCGACCATCCCCTCTACGACCTGATGCAGTTCAAGCCGTGTAGCTGGATGAACACGCAGCAGTTCCGCGAGACGCTGATGCTGCATGCCGCCTTCCAGGGCGGCGGGTTCGGCTTCATCAACAGGGTCGGCCGCGGTCGCATCCACGAAATGTTCCCCTTCGAGGCCGGCGAGGTGTCCGTCGAGAAGCGCTCCGATCCATACGATCGATCACCGCTCTACCGGGTGAACGGCGAGGAGGTGCCGAACGACCGGATCCTGCATATCCGCGGGCCGAGCTGGGACGGGCGGAACGGCCTCAACATGGTGAAACTGGCCCGCGAGGTGATCGGGCTGGCCGATGCGGCGCAGGATGCCCACGCCAAGCGGTTCGGCCAAGGCGTCCAGACGACGGGGGTCTACAGCGTTACCGACGATCTGGACGAGACGAAACACAACCGCCTGACGAATTGGATCAAGACCCATTACGCCGGTGGGAAGAACAGCGGCAAGCCGCTGGTTTTAGGGAGCAACGGCAAGTTCATTCCTATGGATATGACGGGGGTGGACGCGGAGCACCTTGCGACCCGGCTGTATCAAGACATGCTGATCTGCCGACAGTGGGGTGTTCTGCCGATCATGGTCGGGATCGCCGACAAGACGGCGACCTATGCCTCTTCGGAGCAGATGTTCCTGGCCCACAACGTCCACACCGTCCGTCCATGGCACCGCCGAGTCGGGACGACGCTGACGTGCGATCTGCTGACCCCCGAGGAGCGGCGGCAGGGCCTGTATTTCAAGTTCTTCGACACGGAGCTGCTGCGCGGCGCGGCGAAGGACCGGGCGGATTTCTACGCCAAGATGTTCGGGGTTGCCGGCCTGACCGCGAACCAGATCCTCGGAATGGAGGACATGGACGGGTTCAAGGGGGGCGACGCCCACTATGTGCCCAGCAACTACGCGCGGGTGCGCGACGACGGATCGCTGGAGGCCGCCAGCAAGCCGGACGAAGGCGGCGCCGCGCCTCCACCACCGCCCGGCCCACCGCCCCGGCAGAACGCCGGCCGGGTGCTGTCCGGCGAGAACGAGAGCCTGATCCGGGGCGCCTCCGACAACCTGAACACCGTCCTGTCCAAGCTGGACGGCCAGCCCGAGGACTGA
- a CDS encoding terminase large subunit → MAAKRQTRSRATASEPVDKESSTGHARDYAGIADRYARDVVARRIVACRWVRLACKRHLDDKKRKGWPYRWDVWHANDVCDFIEKLPHVEGTWHSSTITLEPPQIFILAAIFGWRRKADGYRRFSSVYIEMARKGAKSTLTAGVALYCLCCEGEVGPQIIIGATTGEQARKVFNPAKKMVERTPALQEAYGVTPWARSVTCSENDGYIQTINAKGSTQDGHNPHVGILDELHAHKDRALYDVVRSADGARKNPMIWAITTAGYNMAGVCYEQRTFVCKVLEGVFEADHYFGIIFTLDEGDDPFDERVWIKANPMLGVTPTLDSMRRYSKEAKASPASEGEFKTKRLNVWLNAASAWLNMAQWSACGDDSLDWKDFDGLECWIGGDLADKDDITALALIAFDKAGRLLIKTRFWLPEAVLLHPDHAEGKGPAPYRTWAKQGHLILTPGDWVDHAEVEKTVREWRSRYGARKAIFDQFAAALMMASRLNDGGEAFAEVLHKNATNVTDPAKELEARVKAGPSKLRHDNNPVMNWMASNAVVSRRVDGTILPKKEAEMSPNKIDGVDAVVNALKPSTVGQPAKPRSVWDTDEFDDADEE, encoded by the coding sequence ATGGCGGCAAAACGACAAACCCGTTCGCGCGCAACGGCATCGGAACCCGTCGATAAGGAGTCCAGCACCGGCCACGCCCGCGACTATGCCGGCATCGCCGACCGTTACGCCCGCGATGTGGTGGCCCGGCGGATCGTCGCCTGCCGGTGGGTGCGGCTGGCATGCAAGCGGCACCTGGACGACAAGAAGCGGAAGGGTTGGCCCTATCGCTGGGATGTCTGGCACGCCAACGACGTGTGCGACTTCATCGAGAAGCTGCCGCACGTCGAAGGCACATGGCACAGCAGCACGATCACCCTGGAGCCGCCGCAGATTTTCATCCTGGCGGCGATCTTCGGGTGGCGGCGGAAGGCTGACGGCTACCGGCGCTTTTCGAGCGTCTACATCGAGATGGCCCGCAAGGGTGCGAAGTCGACGCTGACCGCCGGGGTGGCGCTGTACTGCCTGTGCTGCGAGGGGGAGGTCGGGCCGCAGATCATCATCGGCGCCACGACCGGCGAACAGGCCCGCAAGGTCTTCAACCCGGCCAAGAAGATGGTGGAGCGGACGCCGGCCCTGCAGGAAGCCTATGGGGTGACGCCCTGGGCACGGTCGGTCACTTGCTCGGAGAACGACGGGTATATCCAGACGATCAACGCCAAGGGGTCGACGCAGGACGGACATAACCCGCACGTCGGCATTCTGGACGAGCTTCACGCCCACAAGGACCGGGCGCTTTACGATGTGGTGCGGTCTGCGGACGGCGCCCGCAAGAACCCGATGATCTGGGCGATCACCACCGCCGGCTACAACATGGCCGGCGTCTGCTACGAGCAGCGGACCTTCGTCTGCAAGGTGCTGGAGGGGGTGTTTGAAGCCGACCACTACTTCGGCATCATCTTCACCCTGGACGAGGGGGACGACCCCTTCGACGAGCGGGTGTGGATCAAGGCGAACCCGATGCTGGGCGTCACGCCGACGCTGGACAGCATGCGGCGCTACTCGAAGGAGGCGAAGGCCAGCCCCGCCAGCGAGGGCGAGTTCAAGACCAAGCGCCTGAACGTCTGGCTCAACGCCGCCTCGGCCTGGCTGAACATGGCGCAGTGGTCGGCATGCGGCGACGACTCGCTCGATTGGAAGGACTTCGACGGGCTGGAGTGCTGGATCGGCGGCGACCTCGCCGACAAGGACGACATCACCGCCCTGGCGCTGATCGCATTCGACAAGGCCGGGCGGCTGCTCATCAAGACGCGGTTCTGGTTGCCGGAGGCGGTGCTTCTGCATCCCGACCATGCCGAGGGCAAGGGGCCGGCTCCATACCGGACCTGGGCGAAGCAGGGCCACCTGATCCTGACGCCCGGCGATTGGGTCGACCACGCCGAGGTGGAGAAGACGGTTCGCGAGTGGCGCAGCCGCTACGGTGCCCGCAAGGCGATCTTCGACCAGTTCGCGGCGGCGCTGATGATGGCAAGCCGGCTGAACGACGGCGGCGAGGCTTTCGCCGAGGTGCTGCACAAGAACGCCACCAACGTCACCGATCCGGCGAAGGAACTGGAGGCGCGGGTGAAGGCTGGGCCGTCGAAGCTGCGGCACGACAACAACCCGGTGATGAACTGGATGGCCTCCAACGCCGTGGTCAGCCGGCGGGTGGACGGAACGATCCTGCCGAAGAAGGAAGCCGAGATGTCGCCGAACAAAATCGACGGCGTCGACGCGGTGGTGAATGCGCTCAAGCCGAGCACGGTCGGCCAGCCGGCCAAACCTCGCTCCGTGTGGGACACGGACGAGTTCGACGATGCGGACGAGGAATAG